In Phlebotomus papatasi isolate M1 chromosome 1, Ppap_2.1, whole genome shotgun sequence, the following proteins share a genomic window:
- the LOC129802263 gene encoding N-alpha-acetyltransferase 40 — protein MRATFMTACKITSQSKRRCFVCKILVKNLEKEQSIMVQVTVKERQQLIEKASNAKDPLESLQEMFVYTKDDFRVRLKSWRKADIPQKTLKWAIKLAERNVGPFYSTCSLGWQPKIKQADMNKHWARYLVAYTEDTNIPVAYCMFRFDVDYERSVLYCYEAQLEENARRKGLGSHMMKILETAAAHWHMEKLVLTVLKNNPSAMDFFRKIGYTTDETSPGREENAPYEILSKDIAA, from the exons ATGCGCGCGACTTTCATGACAGCGTGTAAGATAACCTCACAAAGCAAGCGACGctgttttgtttgtaaaattttagtcaAGAATTTGGAGAAAGAACAAAGTATCATGGTTCAAGTGACTGTAAAGGAAAGACAGCAGTTGATAGAAAAAGCTTCTAATGCAAAGGATCCTCTGGAGAGCCTCCAGGAGATGTTTGTGTACACAAAAGATGATTTTCGTGTACGGCTAAAGTCTTGGAGGAAAGCTGATATCCCACAGAAAACACTTAAGTGGGCCATAAAGCTGGCTGAAAGGAATGTGGGACCATTCTACAGCACCTGCTCTCTCGGATGGCAGCCAAAAATCAAGCAGGCTGATATGAACAAACACTGGGCGAGGTATTTGGTTGCGTACACAGAAGATACAAATATTCCGGTAGCTTACTGCATGTTCCGGTTCGATGTGGACTATGAGAGGAGTGTTTTGTATTG TTATGAGGCTCAATTAGAGGAGAATGCTCGACGTAAAGGATTGGGCTCACACATGATGAAGATTCTAGAAACTGCAGCTGCTCACTGGCACATGGAAAAACTCGTGCTCACAGTGCTCAAGAACAATCCCAGCGCAAtggattttttcagaaaaattgg ATACACCACTGACGAAACCTCTCCGGGGAGGGAGGAGAATGCACCTTATGAAATCCTCAGTAAAGACATTGCAGCATAA
- the LOC129809430 gene encoding maltase A3 isoform X3, which produces MVREKVDMSEEGADEKMLGTGDEEQQNLAKKEEVKFISGDQQNGDAKIDIGTVDKTFTGMTKEELMKYANDPFWVRLRWFLFICFWGLWAGMLIGAVLIIIYAPKCAAPEPLSWWKQGPLVKIDTPTPDDSVVEAIRTLGVKGVIYEVPADETYNIASEPAISDALKKLAGAFTAFGINLIVDLTPNFVTRQDPLFQKAMNNPEARSAFVWREGNQVPNNWRSLVNGSAWTNEGGQIILQQFGPDRFDLQLKDPLALAKLKGVLKEVVGLGVKGIRLANTKHFIIDESLTDDGPSNNPYYDHTHYGFWTHAHTTYQEGLGELLYDLKAYVHNLTESQGFLAASDDIDRPEVYMSKNGLQSLDMIQLGRVPNLLANSTTADHLYRELRNVWESTVEAGKHFWLQWNYVKQEFLKHITISEYNIFLQLIPGVPVFNVDAPRAKPQDFSTETFHKIRTSPSYMHGSFDLYKDVNNTVIGYSRTKSGNPGFFVVLNPTEHHVDANFSNVVGIAEELTIHTTSSNYNVTDVAVKAKVLSSAIPVSGYSAMILTYVPKA; this is translated from the exons atgGTGCGTGAGAAGGTGGATATGTCTGAGGAGGGGGCTGACGAGAAGATGTTAGGGACTGGAGATGAGGAGCAGCAGAATCTGGCCAAGAAGGAAGAGGTGAAATTTATCAGTGGTGACCAGCAAAATGGCGATGCAAAGATTGATATTGGGACAGTGGACAAGACATTCACGGGAATGACCAAGGAAGAGCTCATGAAGTATGCCAATGATCCGTTCTGGGTCCGTTTGCGCTGGTTCCTGTTCATCTGCTTCTGGGGTCTGTGGGCAGGGATGTTGATTGGGGCTGTCTTGATCATTATCTATGCGCCAAAATGTGCAGCTCCTGAGCCACTGTCGTGGTGGAAACAGGGACCATTGGTGAAGATTGATACTCCAACGCCTGATGATTCTGTTGTAGAGGCTATTAGGACTCTGGGTGTTAAGGGTGTTATTTATGAAGTTCCCGCCGATGAAACCTACAATATAGCCAGTGAACCAGCTATTTCGGATGCTCTGAAGAAACTCGCTGGTGCTTTCACTGCTTTTGGCATCAATTTGATTGTCGATCTTACACCGAATTTTGTTACGCGTCAAGATCCATTGTTCCAGAAGGCCATGAACAATCCCGAGGCGAGAAGTGCATTTGTATGGCGCGAAGGCAATCAGGTGCCGAATAATTGGAGGTCATTAGTAAATGGAAGTGCTTGGACGAATGAAGGTGGTCAAATAATCCTCCAACAATTTGGACCTGATCGCTTTGATCTGCAACTCAAAGATCCCTTGGCTCTGGCCAAGCTCAAGGGAGTTCTGAAGGAGGTGGTTGGCCTAGGAGTAAAGGGTATCCGCCTAGCCAATACGAAGCATTTTATCATTGATGAAAGTCTGACCGACGATGGACCATCAAATAATCCCTATTACGATCACACACACTATGGTTTCTGGACACATGCACATACAACGTATCAAGAAGGATTGGGAGAATTGCTGTACGATCTCAAGGCTTACGTTCACAATCTCACTGAATCTCAGGGATTCCTCGCTGCTTCCGATGACATTGATCGTCCGGAAGTTTATATGTCCAAGAATGGACTTCAGTCCCTGGACATGATTCAACTGGGACGTGTTCCAAATCTCCTAGCTAACAGCACAACAGCTGATCATCTCTATCGGGAGCTGAGGAATGTATGGGAGAGTACAGTTGAGGCAGGGAAGCATTTCTGGCTTCAGTGGAATTATGTGAAACAGGAGTTCTTGAAGCATATCACAATATCAGAGTACAATATATTCCTTCAGCTGATCCCTGGAGTTCCTGTGTTCAATGTAGATGCTCCCAGGGCGAAGCCACAGGATTTCTCTACGGAGACTTTCCATAAGATTCGTACTTCACCTTCCTACATGCACGGGAGCTTTGATCTCTACAAAGATGTCAACAATACTGTCATCGGATATTCCAG gaCAAAATCTGGCAATCCGGGCTTCTTTGTGGTGCTCAATCCAACTGAGCATCACGTTGATGCCAATTTCTCAAATGTTGTTGGGATAGCGGAAGAACTAACGATCCATACAACAAGTTCCAACTACAATGTCACCGATGTGGCTGTGAA aGCTAAAGTGCTCAGTTCAGCTATTCCTGTGTCAGGATATTCAGCTATGATCCTCACTTACGTCCCTAAAGCCTAA
- the LOC129809430 gene encoding maltase A3 isoform X1, which translates to MPEMPDKVERNSSKLNLEAQRLSASEAIIPKESYKTIPEDIDHQHKVDVEGLENGLCDLLSHCVFCMVISDSVKNSNMVREKVDMSEEGADEKMLGTGDEEQQNLAKKEEVKFISGDQQNGDAKIDIGTVDKTFTGMTKEELMKYANDPFWVRLRWFLFICFWGLWAGMLIGAVLIIIYAPKCAAPEPLSWWKQGPLVKIDTPTPDDSVVEAIRTLGVKGVIYEVPADETYNIASEPAISDALKKLAGAFTAFGINLIVDLTPNFVTRQDPLFQKAMNNPEARSAFVWREGNQVPNNWRSLVNGSAWTNEGGQIILQQFGPDRFDLQLKDPLALAKLKGVLKEVVGLGVKGIRLANTKHFIIDESLTDDGPSNNPYYDHTHYGFWTHAHTTYQEGLGELLYDLKAYVHNLTESQGFLAASDDIDRPEVYMSKNGLQSLDMIQLGRVPNLLANSTTADHLYRELRNVWESTVEAGKHFWLQWNYVKQEFLKHITISEYNIFLQLIPGVPVFNVDAPRAKPQDFSTETFHKIRTSPSYMHGSFDLYKDVNNTVIGYSRTKSGNPGFFVVLNPTEHHVDANFSNVVGIAEELTIHTTSSNYNVTDVAVKAKVLSSAIPVSGYSAMILTYVPKA; encoded by the exons ATGCCCGAGATGCCAGATAAAGTTGAAAGGAATAGTAGCAAGTTGAACCTGGAGGCACAAAGATTGTCCGCTTCCGAAGCTATCATTCCTAAGGAGTCCTACAAAACCATTCCGGAGGACATAGATCACCAGCATAAGGTTGACGTTGAGGGACTAGAAAACGGTCTGTGTGATCTTTTGTCACATTGTGTCTTTTGCATGG TGATAAGCGAttcagtgaaaaattccaatatgGTGCGTGAGAAGGTGGATATGTCTGAGGAGGGGGCTGACGAGAAGATGTTAGGGACTGGAGATGAGGAGCAGCAGAATCTGGCCAAGAAGGAAGAGGTGAAATTTATCAGTGGTGACCAGCAAAATGGCGATGCAAAGATTGATATTGGGACAGTGGACAAGACATTCACGGGAATGACCAAGGAAGAGCTCATGAAGTATGCCAATGATCCGTTCTGGGTCCGTTTGCGCTGGTTCCTGTTCATCTGCTTCTGGGGTCTGTGGGCAGGGATGTTGATTGGGGCTGTCTTGATCATTATCTATGCGCCAAAATGTGCAGCTCCTGAGCCACTGTCGTGGTGGAAACAGGGACCATTGGTGAAGATTGATACTCCAACGCCTGATGATTCTGTTGTAGAGGCTATTAGGACTCTGGGTGTTAAGGGTGTTATTTATGAAGTTCCCGCCGATGAAACCTACAATATAGCCAGTGAACCAGCTATTTCGGATGCTCTGAAGAAACTCGCTGGTGCTTTCACTGCTTTTGGCATCAATTTGATTGTCGATCTTACACCGAATTTTGTTACGCGTCAAGATCCATTGTTCCAGAAGGCCATGAACAATCCCGAGGCGAGAAGTGCATTTGTATGGCGCGAAGGCAATCAGGTGCCGAATAATTGGAGGTCATTAGTAAATGGAAGTGCTTGGACGAATGAAGGTGGTCAAATAATCCTCCAACAATTTGGACCTGATCGCTTTGATCTGCAACTCAAAGATCCCTTGGCTCTGGCCAAGCTCAAGGGAGTTCTGAAGGAGGTGGTTGGCCTAGGAGTAAAGGGTATCCGCCTAGCCAATACGAAGCATTTTATCATTGATGAAAGTCTGACCGACGATGGACCATCAAATAATCCCTATTACGATCACACACACTATGGTTTCTGGACACATGCACATACAACGTATCAAGAAGGATTGGGAGAATTGCTGTACGATCTCAAGGCTTACGTTCACAATCTCACTGAATCTCAGGGATTCCTCGCTGCTTCCGATGACATTGATCGTCCGGAAGTTTATATGTCCAAGAATGGACTTCAGTCCCTGGACATGATTCAACTGGGACGTGTTCCAAATCTCCTAGCTAACAGCACAACAGCTGATCATCTCTATCGGGAGCTGAGGAATGTATGGGAGAGTACAGTTGAGGCAGGGAAGCATTTCTGGCTTCAGTGGAATTATGTGAAACAGGAGTTCTTGAAGCATATCACAATATCAGAGTACAATATATTCCTTCAGCTGATCCCTGGAGTTCCTGTGTTCAATGTAGATGCTCCCAGGGCGAAGCCACAGGATTTCTCTACGGAGACTTTCCATAAGATTCGTACTTCACCTTCCTACATGCACGGGAGCTTTGATCTCTACAAAGATGTCAACAATACTGTCATCGGATATTCCAG gaCAAAATCTGGCAATCCGGGCTTCTTTGTGGTGCTCAATCCAACTGAGCATCACGTTGATGCCAATTTCTCAAATGTTGTTGGGATAGCGGAAGAACTAACGATCCATACAACAAGTTCCAACTACAATGTCACCGATGTGGCTGTGAA aGCTAAAGTGCTCAGTTCAGCTATTCCTGTGTCAGGATATTCAGCTATGATCCTCACTTACGTCCCTAAAGCCTAA
- the LOC129809441 gene encoding CLIP domain-containing serine protease HP8-like, with protein MSTKAVVYFSCSLLVCLLSAHVECANSTTTRVPFRHRSRLSRLSTVKIQTTTSTSTTTTESTTTTTEPTTTTTTEAPKPWEKVCGEKNGEIYPWIAILEHSHPTNKHKKRTLSKGVLITDQFVLTTVSSIHNSHPYWIVSKVRLGEFVDSHGKKNVSKRVSVEVDDIFLHNRRDIAVIKLQKPVNLTSFVRPVCLPNSENYNFREMYFHVCRKSNQVGRLTYSYQTVPVSPLTPQDCSTLFHRKTAEFSVKEEFCAWDERSDSCYGDLGGPLIGLYDGRYQVIGLSSYARSRKPIKDDGLPGIYTRVGAHRDWIDKIISKT; from the exons ATGTCCACAAAGGCTGTCGTCTATTTTTCCTGCTCACTTCTTGTCT GTTTGTTAAGTGCACATGTTGAATGTGCCAACAGTACCACCACGAGAGTCCCTTTTAGACATAGGAGCCGATTGAGCAGATTATCtacagtaaaaattcaaacaacTACTTCCACTTCGACGACAACAACAGAAAGTACTACCACAACAACCGAGCCTACGACAACGACTACAACTGAAGCCCCAAAGCCTTGGGAAAAAGTTTGTGGGGAGAAGAATGGAGAAATTTATCCATGGATTGCCATTCTAGAGCATTCTCATCCAACAAATAAACACAAGAAGAGAACTCTAAGTAAAGGAGTGTTGATTACTGATCAATTTGTTCTTACAACTGTGTCCAGCATTCACAATTCTCATCCTTACTGGATTGT CTCCAAAGTTCGATTGGGGGAATTTGTAGATTCTCATGGGAAGAAAAATGTCTCTAAGCGGGTATCAGTTGAAGTTGATGATATTTTTCTGCACAATCGTCGTGATATAGCAGTGATCAAGTTGCAGAAACCAGTCAATTTAACTAGCTTTGTACGTCCTGTTTGTCTGCCAAACTCTGAGAACTACAATTTTCGAGAAATGTACTTCCATGTGTGCAGGAAGAGCAATCAAGTAGGACGATTGACCTACTCCTACCAGACAGTTCCAGTGAGTCCTCTAACACCTCAAGACTGTTCTACATTGTTCCATCGGAAAACTGCAGAGTTTTCCGTGAAGGAGGAATTCTGTGCATGGGATGAACGTAGTGATTCTTGCTATGGTGACTTGGGAGGACCTCTGATTGGACTCTACGACGGACGGTACCAGGTCATTGGACTCAGTTCCTACGCACGTTCGCGGAAACCCATTAAGGACGATGGATTGCCGGGGATTTATACAAGAGTTGGGGCTCATCGTGATTGGATTGATAAAATAATCTCCAAGACGTGA
- the LOC129809432 gene encoding zinc finger protein 391-like, translating to MSDNKDLLELHTEFIIKEEIESKEHELCRLCVKNSVEYSSIFFNDIHISLKTSFGLEIEETDNWPKFICRQCLDTTYICLEFISTIRESESKLQNIYGDLRDIDRKPDFEIVDIKTLPDLKDELGSNEPKEETNLRRKSLRTVQKDSCIKTSLRKQGQPSEENVDSDGDLSSMLHSPEHPAFPSVQNNTSEDEESEEERTKVNPKELKKSENIKKIEEFFKMDCNMCDQSHATLGDLRSHYRTVHKRTGYVVCCNVKLKSQSRILQHLEFHMNPDAFKCTQCAKSFKNKVGLELHTVNSHTPKDQHKYKCPKCPKTFMSSFRMNAHTAVHATGEDYICPHCSKAFPAKLNLSNHIRNMHEEKTYDVCEICAKKFKYKSMFLRHQKLHTGEKVERNHSCPVCGNSFRYKCHLETHMERHNDSGQVFQCHICSKISANKSALQQHIKYNHIREKKHKCNLCESAFKTPLGLREHMATHTSNQILYTCLFCPRQFNSKANKYAHQKRKHPAKYEEMKQKEKSQNFRNKME from the exons ATGTCAGATAACAAGGATTTACTAGAATTACATACTGAATTTATCATAAAAGAAGAAATTGAATCGAAAGAGCATGAATTGTGTCGTTTGTGCGTTAAAAATTCTGTAGAGTATTCATCAATATTCTTTAATGATATTCACATATCTCTCAAGACAAGCTTTGGATTAGAG ATAGAAGAAACAGACAACTGGCCCAAATTCATTTGCCGACAATGCTTGGATACTACCTATATATGCCTGGAATTTATCTCGACTATACGGGAAAGCGAATCCAAATTGCAGAATATTTATGGAGAtttaagagatatcgacagAAAACCTGATTTTGAAATAGTAGACATAAAGACATTGCCTGACTTAAAAGATGAATTGGGAAGTAATGAGCCAAAAGAGGAGACTAATTTAAGGAGAAAGTCTTTGAGAACTGTACAGAAAGACTCCTGCATTAAAACATCATTAAGAAAGCAAGGACAACCTTCAGAAGAAAATGTAGACAGTGACGGAGACTTATCATCCATGCTTCACTCTCCTGAACATCCGGCATTTCCTTCTGTTCAGAACAATACGAGTGAAGATGAAGAAAGTGAAGAGGAGCGAACGAAAGTCAATCCCAAGGAAttgaaaaaatcagaaaatataaagaaaattgaagaattctTCAAGatggattgcaatatgtgtgaCCAATCGCATGCGACATTAGGAGATTTACGAAGTCACTACCGTACAGTTCACAAGCGTACAGGATATGTGGTATGTTGCAATGTAAAGTTAAAAAGCCAATCTAGGATTTTGCAACATCTTGAATTTCATATGAACCCAGATGCGTTCAAATGTACTCAATGCGCTAAGTCTTTTAAGAACAAAGTTGGTTTGGAATTGCACACAGTAAATAGTCACACTCCCAAAGACCAACACAAGTACAAATGTCCTAAATGTCCAAAAACTTTCATGAGTTCTTTTCGCATGAATGCCCATACCGCTGTACATGCTACTGGAGAGGATTATATTTGTCCTCACTGTAGTAAAGCATTTCCTGCAAAGCTCAATCTTTCCAATCACATTAGAAATATGCATGAAGAAAAGACCTATGATGTATGTGAGATTTGTGCAAAGAAATTCAAGTATAAATCTATGTTCTTGCGCCATCAGAAACTCCATACTGGCGAGAAGGTTGAGAGGAATCACTCATGTCCAGTATGTGGCAATTCATTTAGGTACAAATGCCATTTGGAAACTCACATGGAACGTCACAATGATTCTGGCCAGGTGTTTCAGTGTCATATATGCAGTAAGATATCTGCTAACAAATCTGCATTGCAGCAACATATAAAGTATAATCACATTCGCGAAAAGAAGCATAAATGCAATCTCTGTGAAAGTGCATTTAAAACACCTTTGGGATTGAGAGAGCACATGGCAACTCATACATCTAATCAAATTCTCTACACTTGTCTGTTCTGTCCCAGGCAATTTAACAGTAAGGCTAATAAGTACGCCCATCAGAAACGAAAGCATCCTGCTAAGTATGAGGAAATGaaacaaaaggaaaaatctcaaaattttcgcaataaaatggaataa
- the LOC129809451 gene encoding pterin-4-alpha-carbinolamine dehydratase: protein MSAIRKSMGFLPRKALWNYSSVQQYSVPFGRNLCHSSRPAPEAIWPSKRTQPLVTVSRHFHKSPQRLSKRIKMPKLEGEERQKQLEPLFKAGWTMVQGRDAIYKEYLFKNFNEAFSFMTRVALLAEKMDHHPEWFNVYNKVQVTMSTHDVSGLSSKDVRVANFMEEIFKTYQ, encoded by the exons ATGAGTGCTATCCGGAAATCTATGGGCTTCCTGCCTAGGAAAGCTTTATGGAACTATTCATCAGTTCAACAGTATTCAGTGCCATTTGGGCGCAATCTTTGCCATTCATCTC GTCCAGCTCCAGAAGCAATTTGGCCGTCAAAGAGAACACAACCACTTGTTACAGTTTCTCGACACTTTCACAAATCACCGCAAAGGTTATCAAAACGCATtaaaatg CCAAAGCTTGAGGGTGAAGAACGTCAAAAGCAGCTTGAACCACTTTTCAAGGCTGGTTGGACCATGGTTCAGGGCCGAGATGCCATCTATAAGGAATACTTATTCAAGAACTTCAACGAGGCATTCAGTTTCATGACCAGAGTGGCACTTTTGGCTGAGAAAATGGATCACCATCCTGAATGGTTCAATGTCTACAATAAAGTCCAAGTCACAATGTCTACCCACGATGTCTCCGGATTAAGTAGTAAGGATGTACGAGTAGCAAATTTTATGGAGGAAATTTTTAAGACCTACCAGTAA
- the LOC129809430 gene encoding maltase A3 isoform X2, producing the protein MPEMPDKVERNSSKLNLEAQRLSASEAIIPKESYKTIPEDIDHQHKVDVEGLENVISDSVKNSNMVREKVDMSEEGADEKMLGTGDEEQQNLAKKEEVKFISGDQQNGDAKIDIGTVDKTFTGMTKEELMKYANDPFWVRLRWFLFICFWGLWAGMLIGAVLIIIYAPKCAAPEPLSWWKQGPLVKIDTPTPDDSVVEAIRTLGVKGVIYEVPADETYNIASEPAISDALKKLAGAFTAFGINLIVDLTPNFVTRQDPLFQKAMNNPEARSAFVWREGNQVPNNWRSLVNGSAWTNEGGQIILQQFGPDRFDLQLKDPLALAKLKGVLKEVVGLGVKGIRLANTKHFIIDESLTDDGPSNNPYYDHTHYGFWTHAHTTYQEGLGELLYDLKAYVHNLTESQGFLAASDDIDRPEVYMSKNGLQSLDMIQLGRVPNLLANSTTADHLYRELRNVWESTVEAGKHFWLQWNYVKQEFLKHITISEYNIFLQLIPGVPVFNVDAPRAKPQDFSTETFHKIRTSPSYMHGSFDLYKDVNNTVIGYSRTKSGNPGFFVVLNPTEHHVDANFSNVVGIAEELTIHTTSSNYNVTDVAVKAKVLSSAIPVSGYSAMILTYVPKA; encoded by the exons ATGCCCGAGATGCCAGATAAAGTTGAAAGGAATAGTAGCAAGTTGAACCTGGAGGCACAAAGATTGTCCGCTTCCGAAGCTATCATTCCTAAGGAGTCCTACAAAACCATTCCGGAGGACATAGATCACCAGCATAAGGTTGACGTTGAGGGACTAGAAAACG TGATAAGCGAttcagtgaaaaattccaatatgGTGCGTGAGAAGGTGGATATGTCTGAGGAGGGGGCTGACGAGAAGATGTTAGGGACTGGAGATGAGGAGCAGCAGAATCTGGCCAAGAAGGAAGAGGTGAAATTTATCAGTGGTGACCAGCAAAATGGCGATGCAAAGATTGATATTGGGACAGTGGACAAGACATTCACGGGAATGACCAAGGAAGAGCTCATGAAGTATGCCAATGATCCGTTCTGGGTCCGTTTGCGCTGGTTCCTGTTCATCTGCTTCTGGGGTCTGTGGGCAGGGATGTTGATTGGGGCTGTCTTGATCATTATCTATGCGCCAAAATGTGCAGCTCCTGAGCCACTGTCGTGGTGGAAACAGGGACCATTGGTGAAGATTGATACTCCAACGCCTGATGATTCTGTTGTAGAGGCTATTAGGACTCTGGGTGTTAAGGGTGTTATTTATGAAGTTCCCGCCGATGAAACCTACAATATAGCCAGTGAACCAGCTATTTCGGATGCTCTGAAGAAACTCGCTGGTGCTTTCACTGCTTTTGGCATCAATTTGATTGTCGATCTTACACCGAATTTTGTTACGCGTCAAGATCCATTGTTCCAGAAGGCCATGAACAATCCCGAGGCGAGAAGTGCATTTGTATGGCGCGAAGGCAATCAGGTGCCGAATAATTGGAGGTCATTAGTAAATGGAAGTGCTTGGACGAATGAAGGTGGTCAAATAATCCTCCAACAATTTGGACCTGATCGCTTTGATCTGCAACTCAAAGATCCCTTGGCTCTGGCCAAGCTCAAGGGAGTTCTGAAGGAGGTGGTTGGCCTAGGAGTAAAGGGTATCCGCCTAGCCAATACGAAGCATTTTATCATTGATGAAAGTCTGACCGACGATGGACCATCAAATAATCCCTATTACGATCACACACACTATGGTTTCTGGACACATGCACATACAACGTATCAAGAAGGATTGGGAGAATTGCTGTACGATCTCAAGGCTTACGTTCACAATCTCACTGAATCTCAGGGATTCCTCGCTGCTTCCGATGACATTGATCGTCCGGAAGTTTATATGTCCAAGAATGGACTTCAGTCCCTGGACATGATTCAACTGGGACGTGTTCCAAATCTCCTAGCTAACAGCACAACAGCTGATCATCTCTATCGGGAGCTGAGGAATGTATGGGAGAGTACAGTTGAGGCAGGGAAGCATTTCTGGCTTCAGTGGAATTATGTGAAACAGGAGTTCTTGAAGCATATCACAATATCAGAGTACAATATATTCCTTCAGCTGATCCCTGGAGTTCCTGTGTTCAATGTAGATGCTCCCAGGGCGAAGCCACAGGATTTCTCTACGGAGACTTTCCATAAGATTCGTACTTCACCTTCCTACATGCACGGGAGCTTTGATCTCTACAAAGATGTCAACAATACTGTCATCGGATATTCCAG gaCAAAATCTGGCAATCCGGGCTTCTTTGTGGTGCTCAATCCAACTGAGCATCACGTTGATGCCAATTTCTCAAATGTTGTTGGGATAGCGGAAGAACTAACGATCCATACAACAAGTTCCAACTACAATGTCACCGATGTGGCTGTGAA aGCTAAAGTGCTCAGTTCAGCTATTCCTGTGTCAGGATATTCAGCTATGATCCTCACTTACGTCCCTAAAGCCTAA